The Agrococcus carbonis genome has a window encoding:
- the glgX gene encoding glycogen debranching protein GlgX, whose product MAGVDRARGIEPIAGGQRLTVWSRNADRMELRLFDPHDPDWLIDAIPMQRQGDVFVIDTDRLVVGTPYALGVDGPEGPGHAFDWTRNALPPHARGIVRTPHGQHRATVVDDAFDWGGVARPDIPSSRRVIYEAHVKGLTKLSPHMPPELRGTYAGLAHPSTIDYLRDLGVTSVQLLPIHLFVSEQRLIQQGRVNYWGYNTLSWFAPHSAYASRKAQFDGTGGVLREVKGMVRLLHEAGIEVLLDVVYNHTAEEGAGGPPSSLRLIDNASYYRHDDSGLVDWTGCGNTVDFSLPAAQQLVLDSLRHWREEFQVDGFRFDLATTLGRGADGAYDPQHPLLQAILADPALRGATMIAEPWDLGPDGWRTGQFPAGFSEWNDGFRGTVRRFWLSDLREFRAGGEGATGVGPLAHAVSGSEGPFSATRGPLASLNFITAHDGFTLADLTRYDRKHNEANGEENRDGTDDNRSYNHGVEGRTDDVAVQHDRRRSMRNLLGTLLVSAGVPMLTMGDEFGRSQRGNNNAYCQDSALTWMRWDRREWQDAFLAQTRRLLQLRREHPALRPLEYGQSEQRVAGSSRLDWFNVAGSRMTIDDWDHSHDRTMQMLAESTPIDEAYSRVLVIFHGSPRDALVTTPEPDGATGLELLWDSAADRLADERVAPGAQVAVAAMSLRVYAVHGMPAGGAPAATVVRFRVPPSPPAPGQPLA is encoded by the coding sequence ATGGCGGGGGTCGATCGAGCGCGAGGCATCGAGCCCATCGCCGGAGGCCAGCGCCTCACCGTCTGGTCGCGGAACGCCGACCGCATGGAGCTGCGGCTGTTCGACCCGCACGACCCCGACTGGCTCATCGACGCGATCCCGATGCAGCGTCAGGGCGACGTCTTCGTCATCGACACCGACCGGCTCGTCGTCGGCACGCCGTACGCGCTCGGCGTCGACGGCCCCGAGGGGCCGGGCCACGCGTTCGACTGGACCCGGAACGCGCTGCCCCCGCACGCGCGCGGCATCGTGCGCACGCCGCACGGCCAGCACCGCGCGACCGTCGTCGACGACGCGTTCGACTGGGGCGGCGTCGCGCGTCCCGACATCCCCAGCAGCCGACGCGTGATCTACGAGGCGCACGTCAAGGGGCTCACGAAGCTGAGCCCCCACATGCCGCCCGAGCTGCGGGGCACCTACGCGGGCCTCGCGCATCCGTCGACCATCGACTACCTGCGCGACCTCGGCGTCACGTCGGTGCAGCTGCTGCCGATCCACCTGTTCGTCTCCGAGCAGCGGCTCATCCAGCAGGGCCGCGTGAACTACTGGGGCTACAACACCCTCAGCTGGTTCGCGCCCCACAGCGCCTATGCGTCGCGCAAGGCGCAGTTCGACGGCACCGGCGGCGTGCTGCGCGAGGTCAAGGGCATGGTGCGCCTGCTGCACGAGGCCGGCATCGAGGTGCTGCTCGACGTCGTCTACAACCACACCGCCGAGGAGGGCGCCGGCGGGCCGCCGTCGAGCCTGCGACTCATCGACAACGCCTCCTACTACCGCCACGACGACAGCGGGCTCGTCGACTGGACGGGCTGCGGCAACACCGTCGACTTCTCGCTCCCGGCCGCGCAGCAGCTCGTGCTCGACTCGCTGCGCCACTGGCGCGAGGAGTTCCAGGTCGACGGCTTCCGCTTCGACCTCGCGACGACGCTCGGGCGCGGCGCCGACGGGGCCTACGACCCGCAGCATCCGCTGCTGCAGGCGATCCTCGCCGACCCGGCGCTGCGCGGCGCGACGATGATCGCGGAGCCCTGGGACCTCGGCCCCGACGGCTGGCGCACGGGCCAGTTCCCCGCGGGCTTCAGCGAGTGGAACGACGGCTTCCGCGGCACGGTGCGACGCTTCTGGCTCAGCGACCTGCGCGAGTTCCGCGCGGGCGGCGAGGGCGCGACGGGCGTCGGACCGCTCGCCCACGCCGTCTCCGGCTCCGAGGGGCCGTTCTCGGCGACCCGCGGGCCGCTCGCGAGCCTCAACTTCATCACCGCCCACGACGGCTTCACGCTCGCCGACCTCACGCGCTACGACCGCAAGCACAACGAGGCCAACGGCGAGGAGAACCGCGACGGCACCGACGACAACCGCTCGTACAACCACGGCGTGGAGGGCCGCACCGACGACGTCGCCGTGCAGCACGACCGTCGACGCTCGATGCGCAACCTGCTCGGCACGCTGCTCGTCTCGGCGGGCGTGCCGATGCTGACGATGGGCGACGAGTTCGGCCGCAGCCAGCGCGGCAACAACAACGCCTACTGCCAGGACTCGGCGCTCACGTGGATGCGGTGGGACCGGCGCGAGTGGCAGGACGCGTTCCTCGCCCAGACGCGCCGACTGCTGCAGCTGCGCCGCGAGCACCCGGCGCTGCGGCCGCTCGAGTACGGGCAGAGCGAGCAGCGCGTCGCGGGCTCGTCGCGGCTCGACTGGTTCAACGTCGCGGGCTCGCGCATGACGATCGACGACTGGGACCACTCCCACGACCGCACGATGCAGATGCTCGCCGAGTCGACGCCGATCGACGAGGCGTACTCGCGCGTGCTCGTGATCTTCCACGGCTCCCCGCGCGACGCGCTCGTCACGACGCCCGAGCCCGACGGCGCGACCGGGCTCGAGCTGCTCTGGGACTCCGCGGCCGACCGCCTCGCCGACGAGCGGGTCGCGCCCGGCGCACAGGTCGCCGTGGCCGCGATGAGCCTGCGGGTCTACGCCGTGCACGGCATGCCCGCGGGCGGCGCGCCGGCGGCGACGGTCGTGCGCTTCCGCGTCCCGCCGTCGCCGCCCGCGCCCGGTCAGCCCTTGGCGTAG
- the glgP gene encoding alpha-glucan family phosphorylase, translating to MRAIRKFTVRTSLPERLRRLDALASNLRWSWHEPTRELFREISLEGWRATGHDPVQLLGWVGTDRLEELAADDAFVARVESLADDLDDYLSQARWYQSLHGAPESIAYFSPEFGITSALPQYSGGLGILAGDHLKAASDLGVPIVGVGLFYQAGYFKQAISREGWQQESYPVLDPDGLPLTILRRPDGTHATVSLALPGSRTLHARIWQATIGRVPLLLLDTNIHENDAELRAVAERLYGGSGELRLQQELLLGIGGVRALAVYSELTGAPTPSVFHSNEGHAGFLGIERISQLIAAGLDFDAALQVVRAGTVFTTHTPVPAGIDRFDVELVRRHLTGDLVPGVDVDRVLALGREDDPGIFNMAQLGFSLAQRANGVSQLHGKVSRRMFASRWPGFETSEVPITSVTNGVHAPTWTSPILKHLAERELGTLDTTKCDWGSDAVSDETLWSVRREMRAALVAEARERTRAKHRRNEGVEPAWIEGLLDPDVLTIGFARRVPTYKRLTLMLHDRDRLRALLTHPERPVQLVIAGKSHPADEAGKALIQELVRFSQEPDVRGRIVFLENYDISMAKSLYPGCDVWLNNPLRPLEACGTSGMKAALNGSLNLSILDGWWEEYFDGKNGWAIPSANEHMDAAERDAFEATALYEIIEHQVAPRFYERDERGLPTAWIASIRHTLASLSPELSAERMLAEYVDRLYAPAARAAAVAGEDGARAAREFAAWTGRMRDAFGQVDVRHVEVEGVDVPPTVGDAVRVRAYVDLGGLEPSDVKVEVVAGTVTEEGDLRHERRFELEAAGAEDDGALRFESAIELRLAGTFGYTVRVVPKHPMLASDAELGLVAYAKG from the coding sequence GTGAGAGCGATCCGCAAGTTCACCGTCCGCACGTCCCTGCCCGAGCGCCTCCGCAGGCTCGACGCGCTCGCCTCCAACCTGCGCTGGTCGTGGCACGAGCCCACGCGCGAGCTCTTCCGCGAGATCTCCCTCGAGGGCTGGCGCGCGACGGGCCACGACCCCGTGCAGCTGCTCGGCTGGGTCGGCACCGACCGGCTCGAGGAGCTCGCCGCCGACGACGCCTTCGTCGCGCGCGTCGAGTCGCTCGCCGACGACCTCGACGACTACCTCTCGCAGGCCCGCTGGTACCAGTCGCTCCACGGCGCCCCCGAGTCGATCGCGTACTTCTCGCCCGAGTTCGGCATCACGAGCGCCCTGCCGCAGTACTCCGGCGGCCTCGGCATCCTCGCGGGCGACCACCTCAAGGCCGCGAGCGACCTCGGCGTGCCGATCGTGGGCGTCGGCCTCTTCTACCAGGCCGGCTACTTCAAGCAGGCGATCTCGCGCGAGGGCTGGCAGCAGGAGTCGTACCCCGTGCTCGACCCCGACGGGCTGCCGCTGACGATCCTCCGCCGCCCGGATGGCACGCACGCGACCGTCTCGCTCGCGCTCCCGGGCTCGCGCACGCTGCACGCCCGCATCTGGCAGGCCACGATCGGCCGGGTGCCGCTGCTGCTCCTCGACACCAACATCCACGAGAACGACGCCGAGCTGCGCGCCGTCGCCGAGCGCCTCTATGGCGGCAGCGGCGAGCTGCGGCTGCAGCAGGAGCTGCTGCTCGGCATCGGCGGCGTGCGCGCGCTCGCCGTCTACAGCGAGCTCACGGGCGCGCCGACCCCGTCGGTCTTCCACTCGAACGAGGGCCACGCGGGCTTCCTCGGCATCGAGCGCATCTCGCAGCTCATCGCCGCGGGCCTCGACTTCGACGCCGCGCTCCAGGTCGTGCGCGCCGGCACGGTCTTCACGACGCACACGCCCGTGCCCGCGGGCATCGACCGCTTCGACGTCGAGCTCGTGCGCCGCCACCTCACGGGCGACCTCGTGCCGGGCGTCGACGTCGACCGCGTGCTCGCGCTCGGCCGCGAGGACGACCCCGGCATCTTCAACATGGCGCAGCTCGGCTTCTCGCTCGCGCAGCGCGCGAACGGCGTCTCGCAGCTGCACGGCAAGGTCTCGCGGCGCATGTTCGCGAGCCGCTGGCCGGGCTTCGAGACGAGCGAGGTGCCGATCACGTCGGTCACCAACGGCGTGCACGCCCCCACGTGGACGTCGCCGATCCTCAAGCACCTCGCCGAGCGCGAGCTCGGCACGCTCGACACCACGAAGTGCGACTGGGGGTCGGATGCGGTCTCCGACGAGACGCTGTGGTCGGTGCGCCGCGAGATGCGCGCGGCGCTCGTCGCGGAGGCGCGCGAGCGCACCCGCGCGAAGCATCGCCGCAACGAGGGCGTCGAGCCCGCGTGGATCGAGGGCCTCCTCGACCCGGACGTGCTGACGATCGGCTTCGCACGACGCGTGCCGACCTACAAGCGCCTCACGCTCATGCTCCACGACCGCGACCGGCTCCGCGCGCTGCTCACGCACCCCGAGCGGCCGGTGCAGCTCGTCATCGCCGGCAAGTCGCACCCGGCCGACGAGGCGGGCAAGGCGCTCATCCAGGAGCTCGTGCGCTTCTCGCAGGAGCCCGACGTGCGCGGGCGCATCGTGTTCCTCGAGAACTACGACATCTCGATGGCGAAGTCGCTCTACCCGGGCTGCGACGTGTGGCTCAACAACCCGCTGCGCCCGCTCGAGGCGTGCGGCACCTCCGGCATGAAGGCGGCGCTCAACGGCTCGCTCAACCTCTCGATCCTCGACGGCTGGTGGGAGGAGTACTTCGACGGCAAGAACGGCTGGGCCATCCCGTCGGCGAACGAGCACATGGACGCCGCCGAGCGCGACGCGTTCGAGGCGACCGCGCTCTACGAGATCATCGAGCACCAGGTCGCGCCGCGCTTCTACGAGCGCGACGAGCGCGGCCTGCCGACGGCGTGGATCGCGTCGATCCGCCACACGCTCGCGTCGCTGAGCCCCGAGCTCTCGGCCGAGCGCATGCTCGCCGAGTACGTCGACCGGCTCTACGCGCCCGCCGCTCGCGCGGCCGCGGTCGCGGGGGAGGACGGCGCGCGGGCGGCGCGCGAGTTCGCGGCGTGGACGGGGCGGATGCGCGACGCGTTCGGCCAGGTCGACGTGCGCCACGTCGAGGTCGAGGGCGTCGACGTGCCGCCGACCGTCGGCGATGCCGTGCGGGTGCGCGCGTACGTCGACCTCGGCGGCCTCGAGCCCTCGGACGTCAAGGTCGAGGTCGTCGCCGGCACGGTGACCGAGGAGGGCGACCTGCGCCACGAGCGGCGCTTCGAGCTCGAGGCGGCAGGCGCAGAGGACGACGGCGCGCTGCGCTTCGAGTCGGCGATCGAGCTGCGCCTCGCGGGCACGTTCGGCTACACCGTGCGCGTCGTGCCGAAGCACCCGATGCTCGCGTCGGACGCCGAGCTCGGGCTCGTCGCCTACGCCAAGGGCTGA